AAAGTAATACTTCAGGATCAACAGCTAATGCTCTTGCAATTGCAACTCTTTGTTTCATACCACCTGAAAGTTGAGCTACTGAATGATTCTTATAATCTGCAAGCCCTACAAGATTTAAATATTCAAGAGCTTTTTCTTTAGAGTGATTTTTACTGTGGTTCTTAGTAGTAAGACCAAAAGCAACATTATCTAAAATATTTAGCCAAGGAAATAATGCATAGTCTTGAAAAACAAGTGTTCGTGTGCTATCCGGCCTTCGTATAGGTTTAGAATTAAACAAAATATTGCCAGAATTTGATTTTATAAATCCTGCAACAAGTCCTAAAATAGTAGTTTTTCCAGAACCTGATGGACCTAAAATACAAACAAACTCTTCAGCAAAGATTTCAAAGCTTAAACCTCGTAAAACAATCTCATCTCTAGAAAAATTATTAAATAATTTCGAGACATTTATAAATTGTATTTTAGGTTCAATCATTGCAGTCCCCATGCTATTCTTACACGTCTTTCAATCATTCCAAAGAAAATATTTTCAGTTAAAAACCCAATTACTCCAATAGTTGTAATCATTGCAATTACTTGAGCCATATCTGCAAGCGATCTTCCAAGCTCAAGTGTTTGTCCAATGCCAGCTCCACTTATAAAAAGTTCACCAGCTATTAATGCTCTCCATGCAAATGCCCAGCTTAATCTTAAGCCAGTTACAAGTTCAGGAATCATTGCTTTTATAATAACGTTTTTGTATAAATGTAATCCTCTGGAGCCAAGTGTTTGAGCTGCTCTTATTAAACTCTGTGGAATATTTTTCATAGCATTTTTTGTACTTAATGCAATAGGTAAAATAGCTTCTAAAATAATAATAAAAATTACTGCGCTATCAGTTATTCCAAACCAAAGTAAGGCAAGTGGAACCCACGCAACACTTGGGATTGACTGAAGTGAAAGGATCATTCTACCGAAAGTAATGTCAAGTATATAATATCTAGCAATTAATATTCCAATAATAACTCCAACACCAAGTGCTAAAAAATAACCTGTTAAAACTCTAACAAGCGAATAAGATATTGCAATTGAATAATTTCCTTTTAAGAATCCATAATAAAAACTATCTATTACTTCAAATGGTTCTGGAAGTATGTAAGAAGGAGTATTAGTAAGCTTTACAAACAAAAACCATATAAAAAATAAAAGTATAAAAAAAACAATTCTAATAATGGTAGTTTTCATAATAACCTGCTTTTACTCCAATTTCTTTAAACTTATTTAATAAATTTAAATTAACCTTATTTTCAAACTTACATCTATCAAAGGATTTTTTAATTATACTTGAATCAATTTGTTTTTTCGAAATATTAGAAATAGCTTTTGTAACAATTTCTATTGATTCTTTAGGATTTTTAATAATGAATTCATTTATCTTTTTATGGGCATTTAAAAATTTTTCCACCAAATCAGGATGTTCTTCTGCATATTTTTTATTTACTATAAGTAATGTAACAGGATAATCTTGTCCATTTAAAATAGATTTTTCATCTATAAGTAATTTACAAACACCTTTTTTAATTAAAATTATTCCCCAAGGTTCTGGTAAGCAAGCAGCATCAATTGACATTGTAAAAAAAGCAGTTCCAGTATCTTGTGGTGGAATTGCAATAATTTTTACCTTATCTGTTAAATTGTTTTTCTCTAAAAACAATCTTAAAAGTAAATCCTGTGTGTTGCCATATTGTGGAATGGCGATGCGAGAACCCTCCTGTAGAGACGTTGCGCGCAACGTCTCTACAATGGTGGTGCCACCGTTACATGCTCCTGCTAACAATTTAATTGGTACTTTTCTGTAAAGGGCATTAATAAAAGGTCCTGGGCCTACGTATGCAATATCAATTTGATTAGTTATAAATGCATCAATAATACTATTCCCAACTACAAAATGAATTAGTTTTAATTTTATATTACTTGTAAGTTCATCTTGAAATATATTTTTTTCAATTCCAATAAGTGCTGTTGCATGAGTAACATTTGGCATGTATCCAAGGCGGAGATTTTTTTCATTTTTTAATTTATTTGACGAACAGGATGTAAAGAATAAGACAATTAATAAAACATAAGTAATAAATTTCATCTAGTGTTAATCCATTCATCTATATTAATATTTGCTTGTTTTAAAATTCTTGAAAGCAATGAGACACCAATATCACCTTTATGTGGGTTTGGTATTGTAATAACTAAGTTACCTTTAATCATGTA
This genomic stretch from Candidatus Melainabacteria bacterium harbors:
- a CDS encoding ABC transporter ATP-binding protein — encoded protein: MGTAMIEPKIQFINVSKLFNNFSRDEIVLRGLSFEIFAEEFVCILGPSGSGKTTILGLVAGFIKSNSGNILFNSKPIRRPDSTRTLVFQDYALFPWLNILDNVAFGLTTKNHSKNHSKEKALEYLNLVGLADYKNHSVAQLSGGMKQRVAIARALAVDPEVLLLDEPFGALDQQTRENMQIELLRLWTKTKKTVLFVTHSVDEALKLGDRILVIGGKPGKLLLDTTIAVSRPRDFKNPQLVNVRNQILEKISQPDLFMGADI
- a CDS encoding ABC transporter permease encodes the protein MKTTIIRIVFFILLFFIWFLFVKLTNTPSYILPEPFEVIDSFYYGFLKGNYSIAISYSLVRVLTGYFLALGVGVIIGILIARYYILDITFGRMILSLQSIPSVAWVPLALLWFGITDSAVIFIIILEAILPIALSTKNAMKNIPQSLIRAAQTLGSRGLHLYKNVIIKAMIPELVTGLRLSWAFAWRALIAGELFISGAGIGQTLELGRSLADMAQVIAMITTIGVIGFLTENIFFGMIERRVRIAWGLQ
- a CDS encoding ABC transporter substrate-binding protein, translating into MKFITYVLLIVLFFTSCSSNKLKNEKNLRLGYMPNVTHATALIGIEKNIFQDELTSNIKLKLIHFVVGNSIIDAFITNQIDIAYVGPGPFINALYRKVPIKLLAGACNGGTTIVETLRATSLQEGSRIAIPQYGNTQDLLLRLFLEKNNLTDKVKIIAIPPQDTGTAFFTMSIDAACLPEPWGIILIKKGVCKLLIDEKSILNGQDYPVTLLIVNKKYAEEHPDLVEKFLNAHKKINEFIIKNPKESIEIVTKAISNISKKQIDSSIIKKSFDRCKFENKVNLNLLNKFKEIGVKAGYYENYHY
- a CDS encoding type II toxin-antitoxin system HicA family toxin encodes the protein MSKRLLPVNWKELVRKFKRFGFIGPFIGGRHPYMIKGNLVITIPNPHKGDIGVSLLSRILKQANINIDEWINTR